CATCACCGCCCAGAACAGCGACACCACCCACATGTTGAAGACGCTGACCCAGACGTAGAAGACGCGGCCCAGGGCCAGGTCCGAACCGGCGGGGGGCCAGCGCAGCAGCGCCCAGAACACGAGCAGGTTGGCGATGAAGAAGCGGTAGGCGGCGGGCACGAAGACGCGGCGCGGGAAGCGGTCGACCAGCAGCCCGAACAGGGGCGCCGCCAGCAGCATGATGCCCAGGTTGACGAGGTAGAGCCGGGGCAGTCCGTCGACGCCGCCGGCGATGCCCATCTCCTCGCGCAGCGGGCGCAGGATGTAGTACCCGCACAGCACGCAGAAGAAGTAGGCGGCCGACAGCAGGACGGCAGCCGATTCCTCGCGCCGCACGGGCGTGAGCCGGACGATCCAGCGCGTGATCATGGCACGACCTTAACAGGGACCCGACGGGGACGACAGCGGGGAAGTACGGGGGCGGGCGGAAGATGTTCGCCGCCGTCCCGCGGCAGGGGCGGGACGGCGGCGCGGAAGGGACGGCGTGTCAGGCCGGCCGAGCGCCGACCGCGCGCCAGTGTGCAGCGATGCGTTGTTCGTCCAGGCCCCGCCAGAAGGCCAGGACCCCGTCGAGCATGTCGTGCCCGCCCTGCAGGAACTTCTCCTGGTCGAAGCCCTCGGCGAAGAAGGCCTTCTCCAGCTCGTCCATGACGTGGCCGGCGTGCTGGTCCTCGATGCGGTCGTGCCAGGTGAAGAAGGCCAGCGGCAGGTCGGGCTGCTCGCGCCGCTTGAAGGCCTCGAGTCCGGCGATCAGCTCCTTCCAGAACCCCGCGGCGGCCCAGTTCTCCACCGCGAAGCTGGCGCCCTCGGCGACGTTCGCGTCGGCGCTGCCGTAGATCGCGGCCAGGCTGTCGCAGAAGAACAGGGTCGACGGCGTGCCGTGCCTGCGTTTGCCCATGTCGTTGAAGCCGAGCCCGAGCTTCTCGCCGATCTTCAGCAGCCACTCGAAGTGGGCGGCCCGGAAGCGGAACATCCCGCCGTCGACCGAACCCTCGATCGAGACCAGTTCGGGATCGCCCTGGTGGTCGGCGTCGTCGCCGCCGGGTCGGCCGCCGGCGCTGTTGAAGATGACCCCGATCTCGTTGGCGAGGATCTCCTTCGAGGCGCGCATCCCCTCCAGCGAGGAGGCGTTGATCGTCTTGAGGAGCTGGGCCACCAGGAAGAGGTTCGAGAAGACCGAGAACTGCACGATCATGTGCGTGACGTCGGCCCGTCCGGCCTCGCCGGTCGCGAACCAGCGCGTGTAGGCGTTGTCGGTGATGACCGGGTGTTTCATCAGACGGTGGTTGCAGGTCGCCACGAAGGCATCGAAGCGGCCGGCGTCCTCGCGGGACACCTCGCCGGCTGCGACGCGACCGCGGAACTCCTGGGAGACGGTGAGCTGCATCGGCGACCTCCTGGCTCTGGAAGGATCACAGACAGAATGGACAGGATAACTCCGGCATGCGGCGGCGCCACGTCGACGCCGCGCTGGTCAAGGCGGGGGGCGTGTGATAGCATGGGCCCCGGGAACACCGCTGCGGCCGGCAGGTCGGCGGGCGTAACCCGAAATAAGAATACGAGTTGCTTGATCGATAGGCCGCGACGGCCGTGTAGGGAGCGCCGCATGGGATTCCGCTATGGGGAGGTCCGGGACCTCTGGCGACGGTGGACGGGGCTGGGGAAGCCGCGTCCCGAGTCCCGTGCCGCCCGCGGGCCCGTCAGCCCCGCGATCGTGCCGCGGATCCTCGAACAGGCCCTGCGCCAGGTCGAACTGCTGCGCGCCTCCGGGCGCGACCTGCAGGGCGCCACGGTGCTCGAGATCGGCACCGGCTCAGCGCCGGTCGTGCCCCTGATCTACAGCCTGGCCGGCGGCGACGACATCATCCTGGTGGACCACGTGCGCACCCTCGACCTGGACCTCCTGGTCCGCACGGCGTTCAACCTGCGGGGCCACTCGCGCGAGATCTCCGCGCGGCTCGACCTGCCCGAACGCGACGTGCTGCAGCGGCTGCGCGTCGTCGACGACGAGACCGTCTTCGCGGTGCTGCGGCAGTTCCACATGCAGTACCTGGCTCCCTACGACCTGCTGGAGGCGACGCTGCCCGATCACGGCGTCGACTACGTCACCGGCAGCGACCTGATGCAGCAGTTCACGCCGCGCTACCTGCGCGCGATGATGCCGGTGATCGGCCGTCTGCTGCGGCCCGAAGGCCTGTTCTGCCACTGCGTCGACCGCGCCGATCGGCTGGGCGCGGTGACCCTGCTGCGCGAATCGGGCTTCGACATCGTGTCCGAGGCGACCGAACCCGTCCTGCGCGTGGTCACCGGCGACGAGCCGGCGGCCCTGCGCACCACGCCCCCCGACTCCTTCCTGCTGGCCTCCTGGCGGGGCGGTGCCCTGCGGGCGGACGAGCGCTGACCGTCCGAACGTGGAGGCCTCCCCGTTGCAGAACCTCGCCCTCGACATCAGGGAGCGGGCCCGCCGCCGTGGCGCGCGCGTCGCGATGCGCCACAAGTCCGACGGCCGCTGGCACGAGACCACCTACGCGGAGCTGGACGCGACGGTCGAACGTCTGGCGGCGGGGCTGGTGCGCCTGGGCGTGTCCCGGGGCGACCGCGTGGCGCTGTTCGCGCCCAACATGCCCGCCTGGACCATGTGCGACCTCGCCGTGCTGTCGGTCGGGGCGGTGACGGTCCCGGTCTACGCCACGAGCACGGCCGAGCAGCTCGCCCTGATCGTCGAGGACTCCGGCGCGCGCGTGCTGATCGCCGGCACGCCGTCGGAAGCGGCGACCGCGGCGGGGGTGGCCGCCGGCCGGACCCTGATCCTGTGCGAAGGCGAGGCGCCCGCCTCGACGCCGGGCGCGATCGCCCTGGCGTCGCTGACGTCGGCCGCCGTCGAGCCCGGGATCGCCGCCGAGCTGCGCCGGCGCGAAGCCGCGGCGAGCGACGACGACCTCGCCACGATCATCTACACTTCCGGCACGACCGGCGACCCCAAGGGCGTGCTGCTGACGCACGCCAACTTCCGCTGCCAGTTCGCGTCACTCGACCGCCGGTTCGAGTTCGGCCCCGACGACCACTCGCTCTGCTTCCTGCCCCTGAGCCACGTGTACGAGCGGGCCTGGTCCTACTACGTCTACCTCACGGGCGCCCGCAACTCCTTCGTCGCCGACCCCAAGCAGGTCGTGGCCCATCTCGCCGAGGTGCGCCCGACGGCGATGGTCTCGGCGCCGCGCCTCTACGAGAAGGTGCACGCCGCCGTGCACGAGAAGGTCGCGCACGCGCCGCGGCTGCGCCGGGCCCTGTTCCGGTGGGCCGTGCGCACCGGCGGCGCCTACCAGTCGGCCCGCCGCGGCCCCGGCGGCGTCGGGCCGGGGTTGCGCCTGCGCCACGCCGCGGCCGACCGCCTCGTGCTGCGCCGACTGCGCGACCTGATGGGCGGCCCCAAGAGCGTCCTGTCCGCCGGTGGCGCGCCCCTCTCGCCGGAGATCGAGGACTTCTTCCTGGCGACGGGCCTGCTGATCTGCCAGGGCTACGGGCTGACCGAGACGGCGCCGATGATCGCCTGCAACGCGCCCGGCGCCTGCCGTTTCGGCACCGTGGGCCGGCCCATCGAGGGTGTCGAGGTGCGCATCTCCGCCGAAGGGGAGATCCTGGTGCGGGGCCCGAACGTCACGGCCGGCTACCACAACCGGCCGGCGGACACCGCCGTCGCCCTGCGCGACGGCTGGCTCCACACCGGCGACGTCGGGCACCTCGACGCGGACGGCTTCCTGGTGGTCACCGACCGCATCAAGGACCTGATCGTCACCTCGACCGGCAAGAACGTCGCGCCGCAGCGCATCGAGACGCTCGTGGGCGGCGACCACTTCATCGACCAGTTGGCCGTCGTCGGCGACCGCCGGCAGTACGTCAGCGCCCTGGTCGTGCCGGCCTTCGAGGCGCTGAAGGCGTGGGCGCAGGAGAAGCGCATCGTCTTCCGCGACCACGAGGACCTGATCGCCAGGCCCGAGGTGGTGCAGCTCATGGAGGAGCGGATCCGCTCGCGCTCCCTGCAGCTGGCGCCCTTCGAGACGATCCGCAAATTCACGCTGCTGGCCAGGCAGTTCACGCAGCAGGCGGGGGAGATCACGCCGACGCTGAAGGTGCGGCGCAAGGTGATCGCGGAGAGGTACCGGCACCTCATCGACCGCATGTACAACTAGGGGCGTTCCACACGCGAAGGCGGCGCGGGGCCCTTCCCGCGCCGCCTTCGCGTGTGGAACACCCCGGCAAGGGTCAGCGGGGCGAAGTCTTCGTGAAGATGAGGGGACCCTTGGTGGAGCCCTGGGTCTGCTGGTCGTCCTTGTCGTAGCCGCGGTCCCAGATCTTCAGCCACATCGCCGTGACGGTCACTTCGGAGGTGGCGTAGGCCGCGCCCTCGAACCCGCCGGTGCAGGTCTTGCCGTCGGTCGCGCCCTTGTAGGTGTAGTCGTCGACCTTGTTGAGGGTCACGCCGCATCCGGTCAGCGGGGTGAGGTGCTCGGGGAGGAGGGCGGCGAAGCGGGACGGGTCGCTCCAGGCGCCGGCGTAGGCCGCGGCGTCGGGCAGGGTGTAGGCGTCGCAGACGTAGCTGTCGGCGTCCTTGCGGGTGAGGCGTTGGACGCGCTGGCGCAGGGGGGCCTGGTCGCCCGCGGCGGACTGCTCGACGTACAGCCAGACGCCGTCGGCGCGGGTCGGCCAGATCTGGGCCGACTCCAGGCGGAGGTCGCGGAAGTCGGGGTCCGCAGCCGCCTGGGCGGCGCTGCTGAAGGAGCCGGTCATCAGCTTGGAGACGGCCAGCATCTGCATGTCCGGGGGGGTGGGGGGCGTGTAGTCGTAGAACTTCTCGCCCAGCATGCCGCCGCAGCCCGTCAGGACCGCCGCCGCTCCGGCCAGGATCGTCAGGATGGACAGGGTCCGCACGGCCGTCGTCATCGTTCTCTCCTCGTTGGGAAACCGCCGGTTCGCACCGCCATGAATTTGCGCTTCCGGGGGCCGTCTGTCCACCCCCGGATGCGTCCGGGGCGTTTTCACCAAGAATTCACAGACGGGGCTGGGGTTCTCCGCCTATCATGGTCGCCGGGAGGTGACGGGATGGCCAAGGACACGATCCTGATCGTCGAGGACGAGGAGGACATCCGGGAACTCGTCCGTTACACCCTGGAACGCGAGGGTCACGCGGTGATGGCCGCCGAGACCGGCGAGCAGGGGCTGGCCGCCGTCCGCGGTTCGCGCCCGTCGCTGATCCTGCTGGACCTCATGCTGCCCGGCCTGGACGGCAAGGAGGTCTGCCGGCGGCTCAAGCAGGACGAGGCGACCCGCGGCATCCCGGTGGTCATGCTGACGGCCAGGGGCGAAGAGGCCGACATCGTGGCCGGCCTGGAGCTCGGCGCGGACGACTACATCACCAAGCCCTTCAGCACCAAGGTGCTGGCGGCGCGGGTCGGCGCGGTGCTGAGACGCGCGGCGCGCCACGCACCGACGCCGCAGGACGTGGTCGAGATCGGCGACCTGACGATCCATCCCGGCCGCCACGAGGTGACCGTGGCCGGGGAGAAGGTCGACCTGTCCAGCACGGAGTTCGGCATCCTGCAGTTCCTGGCCCGCCGTCCCGGCTGGGTCTTTACGCGGCGCCAGATCGTCCGCGGCGTGCACGGCGAGGACCACCCGGTCCTGGACCGGTCCATCGACGTCCAGATCGCCACGCTGAGGCGCAAGCTCGGCGGCCGCGGCGACCTGGTGGAGACCGTCCGCGGCGTCGGTTACCGGTTTGCCGAGTAGGGCGGGCACCGGCGGCGGAGGTCGGGCCATGGGCCGGCGGCGCCTGTTCTGGCAGCTCTTCCCCTCCTTCGTGGCGATCACCGCCCTGTCCCTGCTCGCCGTCTCCGCCCTGACCACGCACGTCGTGCGCACCTCGTTCCGGGAGCGCGCCGCAGCGGACATGCGGTGCAGCGCCGGCGGGATCGCCTCCGACTTCGAGTCCTGGTTCCCTGGCGACGCACCCGCGGACGCGCGCGACGCGGCGTGCCGGGAGATGGCCCACCGCCTGGGCTTCCGCCTCACGGTCGTCGCGCCCGACGGGACCGTGCTCGGGGATTCCGACGGGGACTCCGCCGCGCTGGAGAACCACGCGGGCCGCGAGGAGCTGCGCGAGGCGCTCGCCGGACGCTCCGCCACCGCGATCCGGGAGAGTCGCACCGTGGGGCACCAGCTCATCTACCACGCCGCGCCCGTGCTGCGCGACGGCCGCCCGGTCGCCGTGCTGCGGCTGGCGGTCTCCGCGGCCTTCGTCGACGCCGAGCTGGCCGCGATCCGGACCCGGATCGTCCTGAGCGCCCTCGTGGTGGCGATGCTGGCGGCCGCGGTCAGCCTGTGGATCAGCCGCCGCCTGAGCCGCCCCCTCGAGCAGCTGCGGCGCGTGGCGGAGCGCTTCGCGGCCGGCGACCTCGGCCACCGGTCGCCGCGGGCGACGACGCGCGAGATCGCGGAGCTGGCCGAGGCCATGGACGCCATGGCGGCGCAGATCGGCGACCGCATCCGGACCGCGGAGCGCCAGCGCGACGAGCTCGAGGCGGTGTTCGCGGGCATGATCGAGGGGGTGCTGCTGATCGACGACCGCCGGCGCATCTCCAGCCTGAACCAGGCCGGCGCCGACCTGCTGGGCGTGCCGTCGACGGGCGCCGCGGGCCGCACCGTGCCCGAGGTGCTGCGGCACGCCGCGTTGCAGCGCTTCATCGAGCGCACGGCGGGGGAGGAGGCGGCCGCCGCCTGCGAGGCCGACCTGGAACTGCCGGGCGCCGACGGGGGGACGATCCACCTGCGGGTGCACGGGGTGCGGTTGGAGCGTCCCGGCGAGTCGCCGCGCACCCTGATCGTCATGCACGACGTGACGCGCATGCGCCGGCTGGAAAACGTGCGCCAGGAGTTCGTGGCCAACGTGTCCCACGAGCTCAAGACGCCCGTCACCTCGATCAAGGGCTTCGTCGAAACGCTGCGCGACGGCGCGCTCGAGAACCCCGCCGACGCGCGGCGTTTCCTGGACATCGTGGCCAGGCAGGCCGACCGCCTGCAGGCGATCATCGAGGACCTGCTCTGCCTGTCGCGCCTCGAGCAGGGCACCGGGGAGACCCGCCGGGAGATGGGGGTCTACCCGGTGGCCGCCGTCCTGGCCGCCGCCGTGCAGACCTGCCAGCCCCACGCCGACGCGCGCGGCACGATCCTGTCGGTGGACTGCGACCCGGCGCTGCGCGCCCACCTCGACCCGCCGCTGCTGGAGCAGGCCCTGGTCAACCTCATCGAGAACGCCATCAAGTACAACGACGCGGGGACCAGGGTCACGGTATCGGCGCGGGAGCAGGGGGACGCGGTGCGCCTCGCCGTGGTCGACGACGGTCGCGGCATCGAGGCCCGGCATCTGCCGCGCCTCTTCGAGCGCTTCTACCGCGTCGACCGGGCGCGCAGCCGGCAGGAGGGCGGCACGGGCCTGGGGCTGGCCATCGTCAAGCACATCGCGCTGTTCCACGGCGGGGAGGTGGGCGTGCGCTCCGCGCCGGGCGGCGGCAGCGAGTTCACGCTCACGCTGCCGCGGCGGTCGGCGACGGACCGGCCCGTCTAGCGGTCATCTGGAGTAGGTGGGCTCCCGGCCGGCGGCGATCCCGAAGGGGAGGCCCAGCATGCTCAGGTTGACGCCCATCGCGAAGCTGTCGTTGCGGTTGAGATTGAAGGCGAGGCCTGGGCGCAGGCCGGCCACCTCGAACAGCCCCGGGTACAGGTTCACCCGCAGCTTATAATCCTTCGAGCGAGCCCAAAGCACCGAGGCCAGCAGCGAGTTGTGGCGGTCGTAGAAGACGCCGGCGGTCGCCGCCAGCTCGGCGCCCTTGTGGTACTGGGTGATGTCGATCAGCACGTCGGCCTTCATCCCGGCGCCGAAGGAGAGGCTGCGGCCGTCGTCCCAGGTCCGCGACAGACCGAGTTCGCCGTGCGTGCCGTAGTGGTAGAACAGGCTCCAGTGTTCCCATTTCGGCAGGTCCAGCTTCATGGCGAAGTTCTGCCCGTTGTTCAGGAGCGTCTCGTGCCAGGGGTCGACCATCGGCTGGTAGGACCAGTCGCTCATGTGCAGGGTCTCGCCGAAGAAGCGGCAGACGCCCTCGTGGCTGAACAGGATGATGCTGGCCGGATCGAACAGCAGGACGTCGGCGACCGGGTCGGTGGTCCAGCCGTCGTAGGAGTCGTTCTCGACCACCTCGTTCAGCAGGTGGTACGACATCAGGGTCCCACCGCTCCACAGCGACGCCCGTTCGTAGCCGTGGGCGCGGTACCACTCGGAGATCATGCGGTAGCTCATGCCGCCGCCGAGCAGGTGCTGCGTGTAGTTCGGCCAGTAGTGGGCCTTGCCGCTGTTGAAGCTGATCGGGATCACCTCGCGCTGCAGGAAATCCCACCAGCCCTCCGCCTGGATGGCCCCGCCGGGATCGGCCAGGTTCTTCCAGACGTTCTTCCAGCCCTGCCGGTAGTCCACGTCCAGGGGGTGGTTGTCGCGGCTGGAGAGCTGCATGATCCCCCAGCCGCCGTTGACGACCAGCCGCAGGGGGTGGATCAGCGAATCGGTGCCGTAGTCCAGGCCGTGGTAGAAATAGGCGCGCGGCTCCTCCTCGGCGCGGGCGGGGCCGGCCGTCGCGGCGACGAGCAGCACCAGCAGGGAAGCGGCCGTCAGGGTCCTGTTCATGACCGTCCGTGTCGCTGGAGAAGGGCGGTGCCGGCCGCTGCGGGAGTGCCGGATCAGTGCCGAATATCCGCCCGGACGATGGTGTCCGCAAGCTCCCATCTCCGCGGGAAATCCTGCCCGGAACAACCTATTGACAGCCGGGAGATCGGACGCCACTTTTGATCTCATAGATTCGAAACCGTTTCTCAAGATGCCGCCGGGAGTGCCCGTGAACACTCAGCCGAACCGTCCTTCCCGTCGCCGGCGACCCTTCCTGGTGGCGCTGGGGATCCTCTGGCTGGCCGCCGGCGCCGCCGCGGCCCAGTCGGTCGACGATTGCCTGATGTGCCACGACGACCAGACGCTCACCAAGAACCGCGGCGGCAGCGTCGTTTCCCTCTTCGTCGCCAAGACGGTCTTCGAGGGCTCGGTCCACGGCCGCGGCGGCCTGGCCTGCGTCGACTGCCACGCGGACCTGGCCGGCGTCGACGGTGAGCACGAACCCCGGCTCGCGCCGGTGGATTGCGCCACCTGCCACGACGACGTCGCGGCGATCTACGCGGGCAGCCTGCACGGGCGGCGGGTGGCCGCCGGGGACCCGAACGCGCCGAGCTGCGCCGACTGCCACGGCGCCCACGACATCCTGCCGCCCGAAGAACCGACCTCCCGGGTGAATCGCTTCAACATCCCGCTGATGTGCGGCGGTTGCCACAAGGAGGGGACGCCGGTCGCGCGGATGTACGACATCCCGCAGGACAGCATCCTGACCCACTACTCGCAGAGCATTCACGGGGAGGGCCTCTTCAAGCGCGGCCTGACCATCTCCGCGGTCTGCATCGACTGCCACACCGCCCACGACGTGCGGCCCCACACCGACCCCAAGTCGTCGATCTCGCGCGAGCACGTGGCGGCCACCTGCCAGAA
The genomic region above belongs to bacterium and contains:
- a CDS encoding long-chain fatty acid--CoA ligase is translated as MQNLALDIRERARRRGARVAMRHKSDGRWHETTYAELDATVERLAAGLVRLGVSRGDRVALFAPNMPAWTMCDLAVLSVGAVTVPVYATSTAEQLALIVEDSGARVLIAGTPSEAATAAGVAAGRTLILCEGEAPASTPGAIALASLTSAAVEPGIAAELRRREAAASDDDLATIIYTSGTTGDPKGVLLTHANFRCQFASLDRRFEFGPDDHSLCFLPLSHVYERAWSYYVYLTGARNSFVADPKQVVAHLAEVRPTAMVSAPRLYEKVHAAVHEKVAHAPRLRRALFRWAVRTGGAYQSARRGPGGVGPGLRLRHAAADRLVLRRLRDLMGGPKSVLSAGGAPLSPEIEDFFLATGLLICQGYGLTETAPMIACNAPGACRFGTVGRPIEGVEVRISAEGEILVRGPNVTAGYHNRPADTAVALRDGWLHTGDVGHLDADGFLVVTDRIKDLIVTSTGKNVAPQRIETLVGGDHFIDQLAVVGDRRQYVSALVVPAFEALKAWAQEKRIVFRDHEDLIARPEVVQLMEERIRSRSLQLAPFETIRKFTLLARQFTQQAGEITPTLKVRRKVIAERYRHLIDRMYN
- a CDS encoding chromophore lyase CpcT/CpeT, which produces MTTAVRTLSILTILAGAAAVLTGCGGMLGEKFYDYTPPTPPDMQMLAVSKLMTGSFSSAAQAAADPDFRDLRLESAQIWPTRADGVWLYVEQSAAGDQAPLRQRVQRLTRKDADSYVCDAYTLPDAAAYAGAWSDPSRFAALLPEHLTPLTGCGVTLNKVDDYTYKGATDGKTCTGGFEGAAYATSEVTVTAMWLKIWDRGYDKDDQQTQGSTKGPLIFTKTSPR
- a CDS encoding response regulator transcription factor gives rise to the protein MAKDTILIVEDEEDIRELVRYTLEREGHAVMAAETGEQGLAAVRGSRPSLILLDLMLPGLDGKEVCRRLKQDEATRGIPVVMLTARGEEADIVAGLELGADDYITKPFSTKVLAARVGAVLRRAARHAPTPQDVVEIGDLTIHPGRHEVTVAGEKVDLSSTEFGILQFLARRPGWVFTRRQIVRGVHGEDHPVLDRSIDVQIATLRRKLGGRGDLVETVRGVGYRFAE
- a CDS encoding ATP-binding protein, encoding MGRRRLFWQLFPSFVAITALSLLAVSALTTHVVRTSFRERAAADMRCSAGGIASDFESWFPGDAPADARDAACREMAHRLGFRLTVVAPDGTVLGDSDGDSAALENHAGREELREALAGRSATAIRESRTVGHQLIYHAAPVLRDGRPVAVLRLAVSAAFVDAELAAIRTRIVLSALVVAMLAAAVSLWISRRLSRPLEQLRRVAERFAAGDLGHRSPRATTREIAELAEAMDAMAAQIGDRIRTAERQRDELEAVFAGMIEGVLLIDDRRRISSLNQAGADLLGVPSTGAAGRTVPEVLRHAALQRFIERTAGEEAAAACEADLELPGADGGTIHLRVHGVRLERPGESPRTLIVMHDVTRMRRLENVRQEFVANVSHELKTPVTSIKGFVETLRDGALENPADARRFLDIVARQADRLQAIIEDLLCLSRLEQGTGETRREMGVYPVAAVLAAAVQTCQPHADARGTILSVDCDPALRAHLDPPLLEQALVNLIENAIKYNDAGTRVTVSAREQGDAVRLAVVDDGRGIEARHLPRLFERFYRVDRARSRQEGGTGLGLAIVKHIALFHGGEVGVRSAPGGGSEFTLTLPRRSATDRPV
- a CDS encoding cytochrome c3 family protein; this translates as MNTQPNRPSRRRRPFLVALGILWLAAGAAAAQSVDDCLMCHDDQTLTKNRGGSVVSLFVAKTVFEGSVHGRGGLACVDCHADLAGVDGEHEPRLAPVDCATCHDDVAAIYAGSLHGRRVAAGDPNAPSCADCHGAHDILPPEEPTSRVNRFNIPLMCGGCHKEGTPVARMYDIPQDSILTHYSQSIHGEGLFKRGLTISAVCIDCHTAHDVRPHTDPKSSISREHVAATCQKCHGRIEQVHQKVIEGALWEKEPHKVPACVECHQPHRVRRVSYQEGVSDGECLACHGRPDLTAVRGGETVSLHVDAAEASGSAHRKVSCAQCHTGTTPNHPERACATVSGRVDCSICHAEQVALYAESTHGTLLARGDPDAPQCNTCHGTHGVRLHIDPRSPTYVSNVAALCAECHGAGGKADVRYTGRDKGMVENYAESVHGRA